One genomic segment of Sanyastnella coralliicola includes these proteins:
- a CDS encoding sensor histidine kinase, protein MSQLKFRLLITAMVLSILSIAGMQAYWLYNAWQVEESGFKKQLDELAQEISHKMDRLRVEQLVSEETRSEIRYMIHEASSDQEMVFVSDSMIWQLPDSQNMEVTVISSGDGDQFRSINYIQDGVQITEVNEYRQVLKDTTYAFIDEEHSSAFSNIVIELIEEEMNSFTPFEMLFDSAATSELIAEELSNAGLELDHGYHITQVEQKDTVLTKDLLADASASTTVPLYTSSLRPLPYELELSVSGHSSLLWSRMTGLLLFSVALLLVLCLTMVFAVRTILRQKRLSRMKSDFVNNMTHEFKTPLATISLATDSIRHPEVIGNQAQLHQLTDIIKAENERLQLQIERVLEAAQSEHDDLQMSFEEVDLKAFIEEIDQQSRFTFSQIEGATYGSAIELEALNLKVDSMHLRNAIMNVIDNAKKYSKGAPQVIFDVKQDQQWVNIEIADDGIGMDKYTKEHAFDAFYRATTGYRHDVKGFGLGLSYAKGVIEKHRGSIHLESLKDQGTTVTIQLPAK, encoded by the coding sequence GTGAGCCAACTAAAATTCAGACTCCTTATTACCGCCATGGTACTCTCGATATTAAGCATCGCGGGTATGCAGGCTTATTGGCTTTATAATGCTTGGCAAGTCGAAGAATCAGGTTTCAAAAAACAGCTTGATGAACTTGCCCAAGAGATTTCACACAAGATGGATCGCTTGCGGGTGGAACAGCTGGTTTCTGAGGAAACCCGAAGTGAAATTCGATACATGATTCATGAGGCCAGTTCTGATCAAGAAATGGTTTTTGTGAGCGATTCAATGATCTGGCAACTCCCCGATTCTCAGAACATGGAGGTTACCGTCATTTCATCTGGTGATGGTGATCAGTTTCGTTCCATCAATTACATCCAAGATGGCGTTCAGATCACGGAAGTCAATGAATACCGTCAGGTCTTGAAAGACACTACCTATGCCTTCATCGATGAAGAGCATAGTTCCGCGTTTAGCAACATCGTCATTGAGCTTATTGAAGAAGAGATGAACTCTTTTACTCCATTTGAAATGCTCTTTGACTCAGCAGCTACCAGCGAACTGATTGCCGAGGAGCTTTCGAATGCAGGATTAGAGCTTGACCACGGATACCACATCACTCAAGTTGAACAGAAAGATACGGTGCTCACTAAAGACCTCTTGGCTGATGCCTCCGCTTCTACCACTGTTCCGCTCTACACCTCATCTTTACGTCCGCTGCCTTATGAACTCGAACTATCTGTATCAGGCCACTCAAGCCTCCTCTGGTCGAGAATGACAGGACTTCTGCTCTTTTCCGTAGCCCTCTTGCTAGTCCTTTGTTTGACCATGGTCTTTGCGGTTCGAACCATTCTACGTCAGAAACGACTATCGCGGATGAAAAGCGATTTCGTGAATAACATGACGCACGAATTCAAGACACCTTTGGCAACGATATCATTAGCTACTGACAGTATTCGTCACCCGGAAGTCATTGGAAATCAAGCCCAACTTCATCAACTTACAGATATCATCAAGGCCGAGAATGAACGGCTTCAACTTCAGATAGAACGCGTTCTCGAAGCTGCACAATCTGAGCATGATGACCTTCAAATGAGCTTCGAAGAAGTGGACCTCAAGGCATTTATCGAAGAGATTGACCAACAAAGTCGATTCACTTTCAGTCAAATTGAAGGGGCGACCTACGGCTCAGCAATTGAGTTGGAAGCATTGAACCTGAAAGTGGATTCCATGCATCTACGCAATGCGATTATGAATGTCATAGACAATGCGAAGAAGTATTCAAAAGGGGCGCCTCAAGTGATTTTCGATGTAAAGCAAGACCAACAGTGGGTGAACATAGAAATTGCCGATGATGGTATCGGTATGGATAAATACACCAAGGAACACGCCTTTGACGCCTTCTATCGAGCAACGACCGGGTATCGCCATGACGTAAAAGGCTTCGGACTGGGTTTGAGCTACGCCAAAGGTGTCATTGAAAAACACCGAGGAAGCATTCATTTAGAGAGTTTGAAAGATCAAGGAACGACTGTAACCATCCAACTTCCAGCGAAATGA
- a CDS encoding T9SS type A sorting domain-containing protein: MKRLTAFLTALTLTAAAWANNTDGDPVRYSVVHMNGLQVTVLDTTLASAEDLTVEQFLEMHGISAENAEIINLNEVEGMETRELDGNIWMMSSPNCADVKMERQCMKAGPNQVRIIGEPGEGEEMTITTEEVDGEIIIKKEIVNENGEVEVTEEIINLEDLENNAIHQAEMQIIILEDEDIEGENEIVIEDVEMNIQIETTIDEEGNENTIIIVNGEEVSEEEFENMDIEIMQIDDLPEGEEAIFIYEVSEEFEGTPEEVNSFVFDQERTIVLVSNVDEPEARSAEVKPTASSVTDLKFMPNPNNGQFTLQFGLEDKAKTTIEIHDMNGRVVYQENLGRFEGEYRNNIDISGEGSGVYILTVTHGKERVVERMIVQ, encoded by the coding sequence ATGAAAAGACTTACAGCATTTTTGACAGCCCTTACACTCACAGCAGCTGCATGGGCTAATAACACGGATGGGGATCCGGTTCGTTACAGCGTGGTTCATATGAACGGCCTACAAGTTACAGTGCTTGATACTACGCTCGCTAGCGCGGAAGACCTCACAGTAGAGCAGTTCCTAGAAATGCACGGAATTTCAGCTGAGAATGCTGAAATCATCAACTTGAATGAAGTCGAAGGTATGGAAACACGCGAACTTGATGGAAACATCTGGATGATGAGTTCGCCAAACTGTGCAGATGTCAAGATGGAACGTCAATGCATGAAAGCCGGCCCGAATCAAGTGCGCATCATTGGTGAACCTGGAGAAGGTGAAGAAATGACGATCACTACCGAAGAAGTTGACGGCGAGATCATCATCAAAAAGGAAATCGTCAATGAAAACGGTGAAGTAGAGGTTACTGAGGAAATCATCAACCTGGAAGACCTCGAAAACAATGCGATTCACCAAGCAGAAATGCAGATCATCATTCTCGAAGATGAAGACATCGAAGGTGAGAATGAAATCGTTATCGAGGATGTGGAAATGAACATCCAAATCGAAACTACCATTGACGAAGAAGGCAATGAAAACACCATCATCATCGTGAATGGGGAGGAAGTCTCCGAAGAGGAATTCGAGAACATGGATATTGAAATCATGCAAATCGATGACCTTCCTGAAGGAGAAGAAGCGATCTTCATCTACGAAGTTTCTGAAGAGTTCGAAGGCACGCCAGAAGAGGTGAACAGCTTCGTCTTCGACCAAGAACGCACCATCGTATTGGTATCGAATGTTGATGAGCCTGAAGCTCGCAGCGCTGAGGTTAAACCAACGGCATCTTCAGTTACAGATTTGAAGTTCATGCCAAATCCGAACAACGGTCAATTCACGCTGCAGTTTGGACTAGAAGACAAGGCAAAAACGACCATTGAGATTCACGATATGAACGGACGTGTAGTCTACCAAGAAAACCTAGGACGTTTCGAGGGTGAGTACCGTAACAATATCGATATCTCAGGAGAAGGATCAGGAGTATATATTCTGACTGTCACACACGGCAAAGAGCGTGTTGTTGAGCGAATGATCGTTCAATAA
- a CDS encoding T9SS type A sorting domain-containing protein yields the protein MRRLLFICLLLSSLSSVAQSDVRVMCYNVLNFPQGFMPDREDTLKKIVEYVEPDLLLIQELKSELGLQMILEESFADVPGSFASAEYVSQQSNQGTSWPLQQGLIYNTDVFGLAEERLKITPVRDINIYKLFFQDQELAMGADTTYMYVFVTHLKSSQGDNNEQLRLESAEVFTAELANIPSDSYVLFGGDFNVYSSNEPAYQEILANDNAIVMEDPIDAPGSWTSSSYPFKEILTQSTRVSEIYGDGAGGGLDDRFDFILCSSNMKDPSSPVRVDIDSYKALGNNGDCYNLNITQCDENNEVPYGILLAMYYMSDHLPVVMDIDLDLTLGQPEIASLPAASIKWNQQELWIEGNIGNGNIEVYSALGSLVGNFNLPYGQRVLLQGMRPGIYIVRFRDSENNQIISEKIYLK from the coding sequence ATGCGAAGACTGCTATTCATTTGTTTGCTCCTGAGTTCCCTGTCTAGCGTGGCTCAGAGTGATGTTCGTGTCATGTGCTACAACGTGTTGAATTTCCCTCAAGGATTCATGCCTGATCGTGAAGACACCCTCAAGAAGATCGTAGAATACGTTGAGCCTGATCTATTGCTTATTCAAGAATTGAAGTCAGAACTCGGCCTTCAAATGATTCTCGAAGAGTCTTTCGCTGATGTTCCTGGTTCTTTCGCTAGCGCGGAATACGTTTCACAGCAATCTAACCAAGGTACAAGTTGGCCGTTGCAACAAGGGTTGATCTACAACACCGATGTGTTCGGCTTAGCCGAAGAGCGATTGAAAATTACGCCAGTCCGTGACATCAATATCTACAAACTGTTCTTCCAAGACCAAGAACTAGCCATGGGTGCGGATACCACCTACATGTATGTTTTTGTCACCCACTTGAAGTCTAGTCAAGGGGATAACAACGAGCAACTTCGCCTTGAATCAGCGGAAGTGTTTACCGCCGAACTCGCGAATATTCCAAGTGATAGCTATGTACTCTTCGGAGGTGACTTTAATGTTTACAGTTCCAATGAACCGGCTTACCAGGAAATCCTAGCCAATGACAATGCTATTGTCATGGAAGACCCTATTGATGCGCCGGGTTCATGGACCTCTTCTTCGTATCCTTTCAAGGAAATCTTGACACAGAGCACACGTGTATCCGAAATCTATGGAGACGGCGCGGGCGGCGGTTTGGATGACCGATTCGATTTTATCCTGTGTAGTTCGAATATGAAAGATCCTTCTTCCCCGGTGCGTGTAGACATTGACTCGTACAAGGCACTTGGGAATAACGGTGACTGCTACAACCTCAACATCACGCAGTGCGACGAAAACAACGAGGTTCCGTACGGTATTTTGCTGGCGATGTACTACATGAGTGATCACTTGCCTGTGGTGATGGATATTGATCTAGACCTTACCCTAGGACAACCTGAAATTGCTTCTCTCCCTGCAGCTTCCATCAAGTGGAATCAGCAAGAACTTTGGATTGAAGGGAATATTGGAAACGGTAATATTGAAGTGTACTCAGCCCTTGGTTCACTCGTGGGGAATTTCAACCTTCCTTACGGGCAACGTGTGTTGCTGCAAGGAATGCGCCCTGGGATATACATCGTCCGATTCCGCGATAGCGAGAACAATCAAATCATCTCAGAGAAAATCTACCTGAAATAA
- a CDS encoding bifunctional alpha/beta hydrolase/OsmC family protein, translating to MRSKQLTFTNKDGEQLSARLDMPANGKPLACALFAHCFTCSKDLKAVRNIARGLNQDGLAVLRFDFTGLGQSEGDFSDTGFSSNVQDLITAAEFMEEMIQAPSLLIGHSLGGAAVLCAAHSIESVQAVVTIGAPAEPVHVTHLIGDKREELVEKGHATVNIGGRPFELKKQFVDDLEQYNLAERISSLRKPLLIFHSPQDLTVGIENAAQIYTAAHHPKSFISLDGADHLLSKSQDARYVGQAIASWVSRYLDLEPEQEDELDSHLQAAARVDNEPGFLTDVIAGRHALLADEPKSVGGEDLGPTPYDLLSASLATCSAMTMKMYAQRKGWPLEEAVVHVHHERQHFEDCEPDSKKFVDNFKKEIELQGPLDEKQRARLKEIASRCPVHRTLLNEITIDTELLNEQ from the coding sequence ATGCGCTCTAAACAGCTCACCTTCACCAATAAAGACGGAGAACAGCTCAGTGCTCGACTCGATATGCCAGCCAACGGAAAGCCGCTTGCATGTGCCCTTTTTGCTCACTGTTTTACCTGTTCGAAAGATTTAAAGGCAGTCAGAAATATTGCACGCGGTTTGAATCAGGACGGTTTGGCTGTTTTACGATTCGATTTTACAGGCTTGGGACAAAGCGAAGGAGATTTCTCAGACACAGGCTTTTCTTCGAATGTGCAAGACCTCATAACGGCGGCTGAATTCATGGAAGAAATGATTCAAGCTCCTTCCCTACTCATAGGTCATTCACTAGGTGGTGCTGCTGTGCTTTGCGCGGCGCATTCGATTGAGAGTGTTCAAGCCGTGGTAACCATTGGCGCACCAGCTGAACCGGTCCATGTGACTCATTTGATTGGTGATAAGAGGGAAGAGCTAGTAGAGAAAGGACATGCCACCGTTAATATCGGTGGACGTCCATTTGAGCTCAAGAAGCAGTTTGTAGATGACCTCGAGCAATACAACCTCGCTGAACGTATTTCATCACTGCGTAAGCCGCTGTTGATCTTCCATAGTCCGCAAGATTTAACGGTAGGCATCGAAAATGCAGCTCAGATCTATACGGCAGCACATCACCCTAAGAGTTTTATTTCGCTTGATGGTGCAGACCACCTTCTCTCGAAGTCGCAAGACGCTCGTTATGTGGGTCAAGCCATCGCTTCCTGGGTGAGTAGATATCTTGATCTAGAGCCAGAACAAGAAGATGAATTGGATAGTCACCTTCAAGCAGCAGCGCGCGTTGACAATGAACCTGGGTTCCTGACCGACGTCATTGCTGGAAGACATGCTTTGTTGGCTGATGAACCTAAATCTGTTGGTGGTGAAGATCTCGGACCGACGCCGTATGACCTTCTCTCAGCGAGTCTGGCGACTTGCAGTGCGATGACCATGAAAATGTACGCCCAACGCAAAGGATGGCCGCTTGAAGAAGCTGTGGTTCACGTTCACCACGAACGCCAGCATTTTGAAGATTGCGAGCCCGACAGCAAAAAATTTGTCGACAATTTTAAAAAGGAGATTGAACTTCAAGGGCCACTCGATGAGAAGCAACGTGCTCGTTTAAAGGAGATTGCAAGTCGTTGCCCTGTGCATCGTACCCTTCTCAACGAAATTACCATTGATACAGAATTGCTGAATGAGCAGTAA
- a CDS encoding TRL-like family protein, with protein MKKVLFGLAGVAMIALSSCSITLPVTATSNAVGNKVGKSSGTCYLGVLCFGVDASIQTAAKNGGISKISTVDYTQKNVLNLIITHETTVTGE; from the coding sequence ATGAAAAAGGTTCTTTTTGGACTAGCTGGGGTTGCGATGATCGCACTTAGCTCTTGCTCTATCACTCTTCCTGTAACTGCGACTTCTAACGCTGTTGGAAACAAAGTAGGAAAGTCATCAGGTACTTGTTACCTAGGTGTTCTATGTTTCGGTGTTGATGCATCTATCCAGACTGCTGCTAAGAATGGTGGTATCTCGAAGATCTCTACAGTTGATTACACTCAGAAGAATGTTCTTAACTTGATCATCACTCACGAAACTACAGTTACTGGAGAGTAA
- the xerD gene encoding site-specific tyrosine recombinase XerD yields the protein MSWNALKKGYKTYLELEKSLADNSVEAYLRDIDKLTQYLSYENLQLLPKDIDQERIQHFLAWVHDLGMSARSQARIISGLRSFYDFLELENEIRSNPMDLIETPKIGSKLPDTLSTDDVLAIIDSVDLSTSSGTRDKAILETLYSCGLRVSELTTLRISHIYDSDGFVRVVGKGNKERLIPIGRSAIKAISIYVSAVRNHQEVHPGHEDFVFLNQRGKALTRMSIFNIVKRQTALAGIQKKVSPHTFRHSFASHLVEAGADLRAVQEMLGHESITTTEIYTHLDRDYLRQELLDYHPRNKG from the coding sequence ATGTCGTGGAACGCACTCAAAAAAGGATATAAGACCTATCTCGAGCTGGAGAAATCGCTCGCTGACAATAGCGTCGAAGCCTACCTCCGCGATATCGACAAACTCACCCAGTATCTTTCATACGAGAACCTTCAACTTCTTCCAAAAGACATAGACCAAGAACGCATCCAGCATTTCCTTGCTTGGGTGCATGACTTAGGCATGAGCGCTCGCAGTCAAGCACGAATTATTTCTGGATTGAGAAGTTTTTATGACTTCCTGGAATTGGAGAATGAGATTCGGTCAAATCCAATGGACTTAATCGAAACGCCTAAAATTGGCAGTAAACTCCCAGATACCTTAAGCACAGATGATGTCTTGGCTATTATTGATTCGGTTGACCTGAGTACTTCATCAGGAACAAGAGACAAGGCGATTCTAGAAACGCTCTACAGCTGTGGATTGCGCGTTTCAGAGCTCACTACACTTCGAATCAGCCATATCTACGACAGCGATGGATTCGTACGCGTTGTTGGAAAAGGGAACAAAGAGCGCCTCATCCCCATCGGACGTTCGGCGATTAAGGCGATTTCAATCTATGTGAGCGCCGTTCGCAATCATCAAGAGGTCCATCCAGGCCATGAAGACTTCGTGTTCTTAAATCAACGCGGAAAGGCCTTAACAAGGATGAGCATCTTCAACATTGTCAAACGACAGACAGCACTCGCTGGAATTCAGAAGAAAGTCAGTCCACACACCTTTAGACATAGTTTTGCCTCTCACTTAGTAGAAGCAGGTGCTGACTTAAGAGCCGTACAAGAAATGCTCGGACATGAAAGCATCACAACAACGGAGATCTACACGCACCTTGATCGTGATTACTTGCGCCAAGAGCTTCTTGATTATCACCCAAGAAATAAAGGGTAA